From the Gemmatimonadota bacterium genome, the window GCAGAAGATGAATTTCTCCATCATCGCATTCCCTAACTGCAGATGCATCCCGCGTACGACATGAAGGCCAGAGGTGGAGTAAAAGAACTCAGCGCACGAAAAGCGCTCAAACAGACGGTTCCCATCCCTCGAAAACGCCTTGCTGAAGAGCCCGCGATCGTCGGCGTACCGATACGTCTCGACGGCGTAGCAACCGGGCAGCAGTTCATCGCGGATGTCCATCGGCCCACCTGCTCAGTCGAAGTTGATGCGTTCGGTTTCGAACACGTACGGTACGTGTCGGACATGCGTCCAGATCGTTCCCACATATTCACCCACGATGCCAATGAAGAACAGTTGAACCGATGTTAAACAGAAGAAACCGATGAGGATCGGGGCCACGCCGAGCGGCATCGCATTCCAGAACAGCAACTTGGCAATCAAGTAGCCGAGGGCGACGAGCAGGGAAAGGGCGGACATCGCGAATCCGAGCATCGTCGCGAGTTGCAGCGGTACGCGTGAATGGCCGATGATGCCGAGCATCGCGGTTTCGTACAGCGAATAAAAGTTCTGAGTGGATACACCGTGCGCGCGCGGCGGTTGATGGAATGGCACGAGCACCGGGGCATAACCGATTTCCGCGATCAGGCCACGCATAAAGGGCAGCGGGTCGTTCATGCGTTTGAGGGCATCCATCACCTTCCGATCGAACAGACCGAACCCCGTTACCTGTTGTTCAATGCGCACATCGGCGATGCGATCTAGGAGGCGGTAGTACAGACCTCGAAGCCGGAAGAACAGCCCGCTTTCCGACGATGACGTCTTCTGCGCCAGGACGACCTTCGCACCGGCCTCCCAGTGGCGCAGGAACTCGTGAATCATTTCCGGCGGTTCCTGAAAATCAGCCGCCATGCCGATCACGGCATCACCA encodes:
- a CDS encoding glycosyltransferase family 2 protein; the encoded protein is MTQPLISIVTACYNEEQNVRPLHEAVKAVMAKHPQYRFEHIFADNCSQDGTRAALRALCAEEPNARAIFNARNFGVIRSGTNALHAARGDAVIGMAADFQEPPEMIHEFLRHWEAGAKVVLAQKTSSSESGLFFRLRGLYYRLLDRIADVRIEQQVTGFGLFDRKVMDALKRMNDPLPFMRGLIAEIGYAPVLVPFHQPPRAHGVSTQNFYSLYETAMLGIIGHSRVPLQLATMLGFAMSALSLLVALGYLIAKLLFWNAMPLGVAPILIGFFCLTSVQLFFIGIVGEYVGTIWTHVRHVPYVFETERINFD